The window CAACTAGATTTGTGAACCACTGATTATTATACCTAGGGGTTGCAGGAATCTATAGGGAGTTTAACCTGATCATTGCAAATCATTGCAAAATCTGCAGCAAAAGTGTTCGCCAACAATATTCCATGTTTCTTCCCACACAAGCCACATCTTATAATATTTAATTGATGCCATAGCAAACAGCATCATTAATAAGGATCACTGTGTAAACCTAAGAAATGATAGTGAAAGACAAGCAGAACCGCAACAGAGTTTATTTCTCATGGGactggaaatgttttatagatCAATGCGAGTACTCTAAACCAACTCACTTCTTCGCTTTTGCCTAGCTCGGCACTGACAGAGGCTTAGTGAACATGAATAAATGGAACTTTTAgtaaatttacacaaatattgtCACACGTATCAAAATACTGCAAAGGTATGATAGCAACATAGCAAGTCGAACAAAAGGAAAACTTATCATTTGAACTTTGATTTAAGGCAGTGCCTGATAGCTTTctattttcatatgaaaaaagtcTTATGctagaaactatttttttttgtatataaaatgtaattcagaACATATAGTGATTTGGACAGAGCTATAAATAGGATAGCCTTAGTTTAAATAACTatactatgtctatagggtttttatctgggatatgtttgtttccctagaggttgaactcgatggacttatgccttttttttcaacctaattatgtaactatgtattcaCATGCTGATTTCATATACAATGTAGGAGTTGGCTCATCTTATGTGTTTGGCAATACAATATTACCCTCGATCATGAATTATGATCCCCTCTTTTTCATTTAGGAGTCAATGCTTGTTTATGGTATACTCCCTGCATTTGTTTCAAATCGATACACTACatgcacattatttttaaatggtgcACCCCAATTATGACTGGTGCACTCCCTGCCCCTTGTATAGGTGTGCATTTCCTGCTCCCTATTTATAagtggtgccccccccccccgtaccTTTTTTATGACTGGTGCACTTCCTGCCCCTTGTATGAGTGTGCATTCCCTGCTCCCTATTTATTTAATTGGTGCACTCCCTGTACCTTTTTTATGACTGGTGCACTTCCTGCCCCTTGTATGAGTGTGCATTCCCTGCTCCCTATTTATTTAATTGGTGCACTCCCTGTACCTTTTttatgactggtgcactcactgCCCCTTATTTATACGTGGTGCACTCCCTGCCCCTGTATATAAGTGGTGCACTCCATGCATCTTATTTATGACTGGTGCACTTCACTTTAATAGTGATTGGTACATTCCTTGCATCTTGTTTATTACTAGTGCACTCCCTAGACTTTAGGAACTGACTAAAAGAGACCAGCAGTCATGTTCAATAGCAAACAGCCCATTTCAGGAAACCACTGCATCTTTGACCTGCCATGAGCTTTTGACATTTGTAATCAAAACAGTCTAGGAGGCGTTTTACTAAAATCATAAAGATTTCAATTTCTTACATGGAATTGGCTGCTAATTTTTTTCAAGCCAGGTGTAAAGAAAAGTGTTTACTTCAGGGGTTCAGATTAACATACAGTTTGTTTTGCAAATTTCCCCTCTAACCATAAGAAGAAGCACCGTATAAAACACGCCTCCAAACAGCTCATGTGCACctgtttaaaatgacaataatagttgcagattattttatttgttacaaatgtAAGGAAAACAATGCATTTAGGTTTGAAATGCTTGTAattcaaagagtaaaaaaaaatgtagaaatcttTAAATTTGCAGCATTTATGCAGCATGTATTTTATTGGGTGTAATCTAATTGCTGGCTTATAGATAGACTTTCATTGTGATAAAAATCCTAAATGTGTTCTTACAGAGTTACTGTacatacctttaaaaaaacatatccacataattaaaaaaaaattcatctattacctttttacattaaaacaataaccCAGACCTaatgtaaagaaatgcaaaatccCATATAAACTGTGATCCAATTTGCATGTGTCACATCTCTGCAATGTGTCCATGTTAGTttgttgcagtgccattcattctaaatggcacATCAACGCAATGAGGCATCAGATCTGCATTGCAGCATAGTATGACAAATGCTACTGTGCCATGCTTAGATGCCAACAAagggtacatttgtttttttcatttattctcttGGTAAAGGACCCCTTTCAATATGTGTAGGTTATAAAGGAATGAGCATGTGCCCCTGGGTTGGGTTCATTTATCTAAATCTGCTTGAATGTTAAAACCCCCAAATTAGCTGCTCCTTATTTTAGTGATCAGAGTGCCCATTGGTCATTGGAGAGGGTTTTGCTACTATAAAGAAATGCAACAAGGAGGTACTTAGATAGCACATCCTCAAAATGCTGCATTTAGGAAACTTTAGAATCGTGGTAGTGCATTATTATTTTTCCCCTTGTACCAGGCATCTAATAGGGTGGCCACCCAATTGTCATCCCTCTCTTGACCCAAATCCTAAAAGCCCTGTGAAGGAGTTTAAGCATTAAAGACCCATTTACCACAAACGGCCTTTTGTGTGAGTCATTTGTGTGACCAACGACAACACTGTCCTCAATATTCTCATTCCACCTATGTTGCTGACAtatacaagaaaatgtatttctaaaaaaaggtTGTTCAGTCTGAAGTGAGAATCCAGGGAGCACAGAAAAAACATCCAAACTGCAATCCACAGAAAATTAGCATAATATTGCACTAatataaatatgaacaaaaagcACCTAATGCttagaaaaacataaatgtaaaactaaaaaacaaaagagcaagaataaacaaaaacagtCTTTACTATTTCAGCAATGGCTTGGCTACGGCTATTGAATTTGGGGGGAAATAACCTTACCGTGCCTCATTTAGAGAGAGGGGTGGCTATGTAACAATTGGGTGATGAGGCTGTCTATACATGATATATACCTTAACAACTCAGAATATTCACTTAGCAGATCAACTTGTGTTGTGTTGCATAGGGTTTCATAGATTTGAACTACCGTGGAATTATAACACACTTTGGGTGAATTTTTTGTATAGGgtgaaaacatactttttatggAGAAGCCAACATTGGTCACTTGCTCTCTAATTTTTATTACCTATAACATCTATCATGAGATACTAATCCTTTTCCATCAATTAATTCAACTAAATTAAAGCATTGGTTCTTTTTAAGACCCTCATATTGCATATATTCACTTTAATTTGAATCAATCCTTGTTTCCCATATTCTGTTAACCATCAAATGCAGTTGTGTCAGTGAGCAACTTACAGGGACTGATTTCCTCTATGTACACTAACTTTGTGTCATCTACAAACAGAAAATGGTGAATTTTATACCAAACTTTATATACCTTACAAACAAGTTAAAAATCATGACCACAGATCAGGGGTCaaaaacttttatggccactaggccatttcaggggtgggcgggagcacactaggccggactctgagccCCACCCTAATGGCCCTGCCTCCCACCAGGGAAGGgccctgaagtgaaattcctctcctctgcatgcattgcggaggggagggatttaccttcagggagcattccctatttactgcggcggcggaagtatcagtaaataggggagccacagcaaggaggcgcaccggagctccagcgccTCCGGATCCGGTAGTTCCCAACGCCCCTTGGCAGATCTGTCCGGCGACCCACGGGTCCGGAGCCGGCTCGCATTAGGTGgtattggccagggggcattaggccaggacgaactaccggctaggccttatctggcctaaaggccggagtttgctgacccctgccacaGATCTTAAACTTGTGGTACACTGCTGACAATTGTAGAGCTTTCACAGCACATATAATTAATTATAACTTTCCGAATGCTGTTTTTTAGagtcaagaaaaacaaaaaaaaaggaaaaagtatagGCTTGCAGTTACTTGGTTCAGATGTAGATCCCTACAGGTAGCACATTGCCGTGTGCTAATTTACTGGTACAAAGCCTGACAGGGGCCTATAAAAGGGACTTGTAAGTTTTTTACAAACGTGAGATggtaaaaaatatgatttttaaatgttagtTGTTTCAATAAAAAGCATTCTGCTCACTACAgaccaaaataatataaataatttgcattgtaaAGTAATATCTAAGTTTGATAAAATCCCACTGTTAAAGAATAGTCAATAGTTTCTATATGGTCAATGTTTTAAGTCAGATCCTCTGTAGGAGGTTCATTTTGTAAAGAAGATGCATTAGAACACAAGTGTTGGAAAACAATGATAGGACAAATTATTTACCATATTTGAGGAGCAGAATATATAACAGACAGGTGAAAAATGAGGTGTCAGTTGTGACAAAATAGAGAGGAAATGTGACTGAGAGGAGAGAGGAAAGGGGGTACCCTGGATACAATCCCAAAGAGATTTCACAGACCCTATTCTGATATGTAGAAGTAGGACAGGCACCTCTTACGTTTATTCGAGCTTGGTATTCTGCACTCCCCACTGAGTTTCGTGCCAAACATCTGTACACACCCCCGTCTATGATCTGCGGACTGCTCACATTCATGTAACTGATAGTGCTGCCATCTGAGGCAGTATATTGATTTGAACGGTGCCCTGAATCCCGCTGTATGGGTTCATCATCAAGAGTCCAACTGATGGTTGGGGGAGGAGCTCCCTTGGCAGAGCACATTAGTGAGAACGGTTCTCCTGGATTCATTACTTTTTCACTGAAGGAAGAGAGGATACGAGGTGTGCCATCTGCAAGGAAAATAAGACAGTTATGtcagagaaagtttttttttaccttacattataAACATTTACAGTAACAATGGTTACCTTCCTGGACACTAAACATTAAAGTCCTTCTTTAatgaaaaacacctaaaaaatgaaTTATCCACCCAACTTAAAAGTCTACTCtcaaaaacaagtttgttttatttgtaaaatcaaGAAAAAGATCATCCGTGAATGACAAATGTCTTACTTTGTAAGTAAACTTCAGTAAACTGAAATATCTTTGTAGCAAAAGAGGCAATTGGCAAGAAGAGATTAGAAGGTTAGAgaatattacaggtttctgtttACTGGTAACCCCATCTCTAGAaaaggaaaacacagaaaataatccAGATTTACACCCATTGAATACAAATATCAAAACACACAAGAATTAATCCAAGATTAATCCAAGGTGAGGCAAAAACATTGAAGTGGACCTAAATTCAAAAAGTCACCACAATGTGGTACTAATTGCAATTGCAATGAAATGTCTCTTAATAAAAAGCCCTGGCACCTGTTGACTTAATGGGTCTGAtattttaaatctctccaaggctggagagaatacactttcaccagtgaagaaaggtgatcaagcaaacctggaataaatgtaatttgctatttgctagcaaatgctttgaatcctggatcagatccatcccaggtttgttggatcacccagcttcactggtgaaagtgtattctctccagccttggagagctttaataaatcagggcctttgtgtacgGTAATTGCACTGTTTAGAGTAGAGCTCGGCTACGTGTGTGGCAGTGCCGCATACAGGGCCAACATGTACATGAGTTACATAACAAGTGGCCATCCAACAGCAAAAGAGGATCAGCGTCCTCTTGGAAGTCTTCCATAAAGCTGGCAGCGAGGACGGAGTTTTCCTCCAATGTGGCGACTGCATACAGGTAAGTCTGTGCAATacttggcaagtatgctgtgcatacttgctaactatggcagaagctcacccacaccaacaaatatattcatataccATTTAAACCTTTAGTGCTTTGGTAATCCAGTGATATATTTCCCATCACAGATAATGTAACATTCTTTAGAACCCATGAGATTGTGCTAGGGTAATCTTTGTGCATCAAGTGTGTCAGTAATAGTTTTTAGGTCACCAGTAATGACCCGAATGTTCCAAGACTTGCTACAAGctaaaatgcattttccaaaaatggCATGGCATTTTAAACATGTTCTTTATAAtctatttttacattcattagcATATTTTGGGTTATGGTAGATATCATTTTCTTACCTTCTAGAACTACAATCGCAAAGTCTTGGACGGTTTGTGTCTTACGGCTCCCAAAACACTGATAGGCTCCAGAGTGGATTTTCTGAGCACTGCTAATAACAAGTGTTTCATTATCCGTTCCTCGTATAGAGATGAACTCATCTGCCTCAACGGGCTCTGTATTTCTGTACCACTGGACATGGTAACCAGGGGATCCGCTGATAGAACAGGACAAGATGACGGTACTGCCAATACCAGTCTTGAGCTTCTTGGGTGTCAGAGTTACCCGAAGTggttctataaataaataattgctgaTTAGAGTCACACACATTTCTAGTGTAAGACAAAATAACTTTAGTTTAaactaattgtgtttttttgttgatatttacACATATCAGACATATCAGATCTATAAAAAAATTGACTATTTTAGGAACCTCTGCACTAGATAGCTGATTAAGTAATGCATGTGCAAAAGACATGCACTTTTCTTAAAGTAACCCTGTTATTAGGGAAGAAGGTAGAAACACTGCTGAAAGAGGTTTGCAGGCTCTAATAGGGTTGTGATACCTACAGAAGCTCAACAAACCATCCTGCTACAGCTGAATACCAGGCTACTTTTAAAGGATAATATAAGAAACCTCTGGGAAGTGTTAAATCTTACCACTATTTTCCACTTCTACACCATCCTAATGGCCCAATATTATGATGGGCAGTGTCTTTGACCTACAGGGAAAAGAAGGAAGGTGGGAGCAGGAGATGCCAAAGTTTTGTTCTTCAGGATGGCTGGGCATTTGGCTATAGTATTGAGATATGGGAGGCTGTTTCAGGAATGAGATCCTTTTTGGATCTGCATTTAAACCTGCCaacatttttgcaatatattattaaagaTGTGGCAGGTTTGTAACATACAAGCTAACATTGCAAAGACCACCCATTATGGAAATAGGAGGAATGGAGAAGAGTATGAATATGGAAATGATGGTATTATGTTTATGAGAATTTGTAAATGCAGGAGAGCAGTGAATAATAGATATTGGCTTAGCAATAGAATGCAAAGATTGACAAAGTCAAAAGCTGCACGCAAATGGTAATTTTTTGCTGGAAAAAATCGTTCTCGGACGTTTTCAGTGTTAGtagaatgaatgagctctgtgGGATCCATGGGATCTGATATTGGTCATCCcactttgctggatcactaaatgtCAGGGGGCGgctgtacacacactggattttCAATCCTGACCGCTTGTCCTGGCAACAGTCACCTAGCACATGTACATAGATAGGGTTTAAAGAAATTTCCAAGCCTAACCATAAAGAAGGAGTAGAAATATTATGGTAGGATAACAAATGAGGAGtaatttaattggcttcccaacTGTAGAAGATATAGTGTGATGACATTTGAGGATAAgggtaaaaaagaataaaatggtaataaaacacAAGCTGAATTTTGTACATAGTGGCTTGATAAAGCAAGTTATTTCACAGATACAATGTGATAAAGTATTTAAGGGTAAGAGGAAAATGATAATGAAAGGTAGACTGAACATTGTAGGTAGTGACAAGCATGTGcagataaaagataaaactaTTTACAGGAAAGCATATTCTGGTGCCAACTCCTTTCTGGTATAATTACACTGCACTTTAAATGAGGCACTTTGCATATGATACATAATTGACCAAGTCATATTCTGATCAGCTAACTTTACTTAACTGTAGGTTTTTAAATGTGGCTCAGGGCTGGAGCTGGGGGAATTTAGTGAATAAATAGACACAGAGCATGCCGGATATTCCTGGCCAGATTTAGCAtttttgcatgtattaaaaacGTATATTGACGTATATTGTAAactaagtaatatatatatatatatatatatatatatatatatatatacacatatatatatatatatatatatatattacttagtttacaatatatatatattactattacaatatattatatattacttagTTTACAAGTCAATATACGTTTTTGAGACATGCAAAAATGCTAAATCTGGCCAGGAGGTGTTTTATACACCATGGCTTACCTATTACAGTCAAGGTGCCAGCCACTTCAGCAGAGCCAAAGCTATTAGTGATTTCACAGATATAAGTTCCGCTATCTTCCAGCTGCAGATCTGTCATACTCAGTCCCGTGCTCCGTTTGCTCCAGCGGCTGTCAGAGGGCACTGGGCGGCCATCTTTAATCCAACGGGAGGCTAAGTTTGGATATCCTGAGGCAACACATGGCAGCTCTACTTTATCCCCCACGAAGACCTCATGGGATTGAAATCCATCAAGTAGAATGGGGACAGATTCTGCAGGGTCTAAggaacaaataaacagaaaaataaaaaatgacagctgtcatttgcagaagaagaagaaaagaaaaaaacagctaatTTAACACAGTAGCTGTTTGCACAGAATGAAAATTGCAGTACCTAAAAAATCATAAAGTGCCTTTTTATTCTTTGCCATTACTgaaccattttatatatacatacactttgtTACATACTAAATTGCTTTGCATTATGGATGCCAATTGCACAACAGAGGACAAAAATCAGACAACCATGAACCAAGTTTGGAGAGTACAGGGAACTACTATGGTAGGGTGTAGCATTTAggaggtgcattggggtgcaatACATCATGTACCCAAAGCACATAATGTGTGTTACAGCATTGACCTACAGTGaatatgttgggggggggggtcattgagGGTAATCGTCTGACCACAGCTGTCTGGGACTGAGTGGGTGGGGGGTAATCTCAACCTATTGACCACAGTACCTTAGAAGAGTTGATTTTTTCTCATATTGTCATTGGCGGTGGGGAATTCTTTCACCTGctgatcacaatattttttttctttccactcaCCATCaaggaatttgctttttttttctcatggtaaCTGCCAATGTATTATACCTTTTGCCTTGCACTCACTTTTGCCTGGCATACTCCTGACTTTTACGCTGTGCTTAGTTCTGTGTTCTATTCCTGACCCTTGCTTTTTATGgtatgctgtacattacatacaactAACTGCTACACTGCATATTTTGTGAATTGTGTTATAAAGTCCTGATCACTGCATTCTGTAAACTAAATGGTAGTACATTGCATACTCCTGTCAACTACTACTATGGAGTCCCCAACTATGTTAAGTTTgaagttcttttttaaagtagaatGCACTTAACATGAGTATATGTATCATGTAGTAAGTATGCTTTAAAGCTCTAACCTGATACTATGAGACGTGCTCCATTGCTTTGACGTGTCTCTCCACTATAGCGATGTCTGGTGATACATCGATATGTCGACAATGCATCCTCCTTCTGTACATCCAGGATATAAAGGGCACCTGATGGTGAGGTGACAAATC of the Pyxicephalus adspersus chromosome 11, UCB_Pads_2.0, whole genome shotgun sequence genome contains:
- the DSCAML1 gene encoding cell adhesion molecule DSCAML1 isoform X3; this translates as MLLVTLFLLCSVQKACSEDAGTSLYFVNTSLLQITFSSTVGVFIPCPAAGSPSATLRWYLGTGDDIYDVPHIRHVHANGTLQLFPFSQSAFNSFIHDNDYFCTAENSAGKIRSPNIRVKAVFREPYTVRVEDQSAMRGSAAVFKCLTQPSVQEYVSVVSWEKDTVSLISEGRFVTSPSGALYILDVQKEDALSTYRCITRHRYSGETRQSNGARLIVSDPAESVPILLDGFQSHEVFVGDKVELPCVASGYPNLASRWIKDGRPVPSDSRWSKRSTGLSMTDLQLEDSGTYICEITNSFGSAEVAGTLTVIEPLRVTLTPKKLKTGIGSTVILSCSISGSPGYHVQWYRNTEPVEADEFISIRGTDNETLVISSAQKIHSGAYQCFGSRKTQTVQDFAIVVLEDGTPRILSSFSEKVMNPGEPFSLMCSAKGAPPPTISWTLDDEPIQRDSGHRSNQYTASDGSTISYMNVSSPQIIDGGVYRCLARNSVGSAEYQARINDLLAYGP